The following are encoded together in the Leptidea sinapis chromosome 29, ilLepSina1.1, whole genome shotgun sequence genome:
- the LOC126973601 gene encoding uncharacterized protein LOC126973601 — MSVIADMPSKKLIHYYLTLLEEEALESEEAEILTIYHLNNSMRKHRFWLRNHIKHRSEHSEYFTFFQTADEETFENSYRVSRCTFYELHSLIEPYIRKQDTNYRNSISSRERLAVCLKYLATGQSFTTMGENFRIGLKSVSRIVEEVCDALWNILQPLVMSQPTENDWKEIAKDFDELWQFKNCIGALDGKHVYIKAPSKTGSSFFNYKKRFSVVLMCLADAKRKIIMADVGSMGRFSDAGIFDNSIFGKSLKEKRLNLPQPVPFYQGGAKMPFVFIGDEAFPLMENFMRPYPRDGLNAEKKIFNYRLSRARRIVEATFGVLTRKWYVYHKDFECKIETVDKVIKATCVLHNYLIQRQPNYINNIENNMEQSLLSVGDIIETQHSSNDGYQVREMYCSYFNNQGKVPWQDTRILKRIYNSQ, encoded by the exons ATGTCAGTGATAGCAGACATGCCATCGAAAAAGTTGATACATTATTACCTTACATTGCTTGAGGAAGAAGCGTTGGAGTCAGAAGAAGCCGAAATACTTACCATATACCATTTGAACAATTCTATGAGGAAACATAGATTTTGGTTAAGAAATCATATCAAACATCGTTCAGAACACagtgaatattttacttttttccaAACAGCTGATGAAGAAACTTTCGAAAATTCTTATAGAGTTTCAAGATGTACTTTTTATGAACTTCACTCCCTGATTGAACCATATATTCGGAAACAAGACACAAATTACAGAAATTCAATTAGTAGCCGTGAAAGATTAGCGGTGTGTTTAAA gtATTTAGCAACCGGCCAGTCATTTACAACGATGGGAGAGAATTTTAGAATTGGATTGAAAAGTGTATCAAGAATTGTTGAGGAGGTTTGTGATGCTTTATGGAATATATTGCAACCTCTTGTCATGTCACAACCAACAGAAAACGACTGGAAAGAAATCGCAAAAGATTTTGATGAACTATggcaatttaaaaattgtataggTGCTCTTGATGGCAAGCACGTATATATCAAGGCTCCCTCGAAAACCGGGTCCTCGTTTTTCAACTACAAAAAGAGATTTTCTGTAGTATTGATGTGTTTAGCTGATGCCAAAAGGAAAATCATAATGGCTGATGTGGGATCTATGGGAAGATTTTCTGATGCAGGAATTTTTGATAACAGCATTTTCGGAAAGAGTCTAAAAGAAAAGAGATTGAATTTACCTCAGCCGGTACCATTTTATCAAGGTGGAGCAAAAATGCCGTTCGTATTTATAGGAGACGAAGCTTTTCCATTAATGGAAAATTTTATGAGGCCTTACCCACGTGATGGACTTAacgcagaaaaaaaaatttttaattaccgATTATCAAGAGCACGTCGTATTGTTGAGGCAACTTTCGGTGTATTGACGAGAAAGTGGTACGTGTATCATAAAGATTTTGAATGCAAAATAGAAACAGTTGACAAGGTAATAAAAGCAACATGTGTTTTgcacaattatttaattcaaagacaacctaattatataaacaatattgaaaataacatGGAGCAATCATTATTATCAGTTGGTGATATTATAGAAACACAACATTCTAGTAACGATGGTTATCAAGTTCGTGAAATGTATTGTTCATACTTTAATAATCAGGGGAAGGTACCATGGCAAGATACTCGAATTTTGAAAAGAATCTATAATAGTCAGTGA